Proteins co-encoded in one Chitinophagales bacterium genomic window:
- a CDS encoding transposase, giving the protein MGLHFDLSTIKEVSDVLGIEKNKLYANLGELSLSDWKKLFRSVFTKEAENQLLELSDKAPSTWSKYAPQLSIDDSTLRKWGNTLRYLGKWWSGQCGKVVKGYNVILIVLKINERVLPVQLWLLSKHDCETRLQRASKLFKELADSWKQVGISIDKLPISMDAGYASEAFAEELIEMGFNSVVLGARSNWKMTESDFDDMDLANNLAELMTEQQWEQEPVGRWGLKEKVLVHRGIHDTFGHVIALGRKQVGKMRYVFAIGKQRVAEIYKIWTEHYLIEQLFRAMKQLLQWGKYQLRTESGAYACVFLPFLALALFIHLRDNLPKPTTFYQINRAIKIESLSGVCQFLEDITFEHFRIQPPTSDQFLRL; this is encoded by the coding sequence ATGGGTTTACATTTTGATTTGTCCACTATCAAAGAAGTATCGGATGTTTTAGGTATTGAAAAAAATAAACTCTATGCTAATTTAGGGGAATTAAGCCTATCAGATTGGAAAAAATTATTTCGTAGTGTATTTACTAAAGAAGCAGAAAATCAATTGCTTGAATTATCTGATAAAGCCCCTTCTACTTGGAGTAAATATGCGCCCCAATTAAGTATAGATGATTCTACACTTCGTAAATGGGGCAATACACTTCGGTATTTAGGCAAGTGGTGGAGTGGACAATGCGGCAAAGTCGTCAAAGGGTATAATGTGATACTCATTGTTCTGAAAATAAATGAGCGTGTTTTGCCTGTACAACTTTGGTTATTAAGTAAACATGATTGCGAAACTCGACTTCAAAGAGCCTCAAAACTTTTCAAAGAATTGGCAGACAGTTGGAAACAAGTAGGTATTTCCATTGATAAACTCCCTATTAGTATGGATGCAGGTTATGCTTCCGAGGCTTTTGCCGAAGAGTTAATCGAAATGGGTTTTAATTCAGTAGTGCTGGGAGCAAGAAGTAACTGGAAAATGACAGAATCCGATTTTGATGACATGGACTTAGCCAATAATCTGGCTGAATTAATGACAGAGCAACAATGGGAGCAAGAACCAGTAGGGAGGTGGGGCTTGAAGGAAAAAGTATTGGTACACAGGGGGATTCATGATACATTTGGGCATGTAATAGCCTTAGGTCGAAAACAAGTGGGAAAAATGAGGTATGTTTTTGCTATTGGAAAACAGAGAGTAGCGGAAATATATAAAATTTGGACGGAACATTACCTCATTGAGCAGCTTTTTAGGGCAATGAAGCAGCTCTTACAATGGGGGAAATATCAATTAAGAACAGAATCAGGAGCTTACGCTTGTGTCTTTTTACCCTTTCTTGCATTAGCTCTTTTTATTCATTTGAGAGATAATCTACCAAAGCCTACCACTTTCTACCAAATCAATAGAGCTATTAAAATTGAATCATTATCAGGGGTTTGTCAATTTCTTGAAGACATAACTTTTGAGCATTTTCGTATTCAACCTCCCACAAGTGACCAATTTTTAAGACTTTAG
- a CDS encoding POT family MFS transporter: MSNTTKSSKETMPNGIPYIIGNEFAERFSFYGMKAILVVFMTQYLMNSSGELDLMTESQAKKWYHLFVMLTYFLPIFGALLSDVFLGKYRTIIGLSVVYCLGHLALALDDTRLGLSIGLTLIAIGSGGIKPCVSAHVGDQFSSENKGLLDIVFKYFYLAINVGSVLSMLLIPVLLEKYGPHVAFGLPGLLMLIATILFWMGRKVFVSVKPVGLKAYMEVVLSDQGKKAILSLIPIYLFVAFFFSVFDQTGSALVFQAQHMDKGVNFFGFQFELLASQVQAANPFFVIVLIPIFAFYIYPFFNKTFFHLKGLHKITLGMLLCAISFAICAWLEIQIQAGGKPTILIQVFAYLILTAAEILVSITALEMAYTQAPNAMKSFIMSFYLLAIAFGNFITAMVNGFNEQADGSLYLEGADYYWFFVWITLGATIVLGIMSKYYRELEYVQTEDMIE, from the coding sequence ATGAGCAATACTACCAAATCTTCCAAAGAAACAATGCCCAATGGAATTCCCTATATCATTGGGAATGAGTTTGCAGAGCGATTCAGTTTTTATGGAATGAAAGCGATTTTGGTCGTTTTTATGACCCAATATTTGATGAATAGTAGTGGCGAACTAGATTTGATGACAGAAAGTCAAGCGAAAAAATGGTACCATCTTTTTGTGATGTTGACCTACTTTCTACCAATATTTGGTGCATTACTTTCGGACGTATTTTTGGGGAAATACCGCACTATTATAGGTTTGTCGGTGGTATATTGTTTGGGGCATTTGGCATTGGCATTGGACGATACGAGGTTGGGATTGAGCATTGGTTTGACGCTGATAGCAATAGGTTCGGGAGGTATAAAGCCCTGTGTGTCGGCACACGTTGGAGATCAATTTAGTTCCGAAAACAAAGGCTTGTTAGATATTGTATTCAAGTATTTTTACTTGGCCATCAATGTCGGCTCGGTCTTATCTATGTTGTTAATTCCCGTATTATTGGAAAAATATGGCCCTCATGTAGCTTTTGGACTGCCAGGGTTGTTGATGTTAATTGCGACCATACTTTTTTGGATGGGGCGAAAGGTGTTTGTTTCTGTCAAACCTGTTGGATTGAAGGCATATATGGAAGTCGTATTGAGTGATCAAGGCAAAAAAGCCATTTTATCATTGATTCCGATTTACCTATTTGTAGCCTTTTTCTTTTCTGTTTTCGACCAAACAGGCTCTGCCTTGGTTTTTCAGGCGCAACACATGGATAAAGGAGTTAACTTTTTTGGATTCCAATTTGAATTGTTGGCTTCACAAGTTCAAGCTGCCAATCCATTTTTTGTGATTGTATTGATTCCCATTTTTGCATTTTACATTTATCCTTTCTTCAATAAAACATTCTTCCATCTCAAAGGATTGCATAAAATTACTTTAGGTATGTTACTGTGTGCCATTTCTTTTGCCATCTGTGCGTGGTTGGAAATACAAATTCAAGCAGGAGGAAAGCCTACTATTCTCATACAGGTATTTGCTTACCTCATATTGACAGCTGCCGAAATTTTGGTGTCTATTACCGCTCTTGAAATGGCTTATACACAAGCTCCAAATGCCATGAAGTCATTTATTATGAGTTTCTATTTGTTGGCAATTGCTTTTGGGAATTTCATTACTGCAATGGTCAATGGCTTCAATGAGCAAGCAGATGGAAGTCTTTATTTGGAAGGTGCTGATTATTATTGGTTTTTTGTTTGGATTACTTTAGGTGCAACCATCGTTTTGGGCATCATGTCGAAGTACTACCGAGAATTGGAGTATGTGCAGACAGAGGATATGATTGAGTAA
- a CDS encoding CTP synthase — translation MAKHIFVTGGVTSSLGKGIIASSLGKLLQARGFRVTIQKFDPYLNVDPGTLNPYEHGECFVTDDGAETDLDLGHYERFLNVPTSQANNVTTGRIYQTVIENERKGKYLGKTVQVIPHVTDEIKRRIKLLGLTGEYDIIITELGGTVGDIESLPYVETLRQLKWEEGQFNCIVVHLTLLPYLNAAKELKTKPTQHSVRELSRNGVQPDIIVCRTEHHVTPDIRQKIARFCNVESNAVIEAIDADTIYDVPMILLREKLDRIILDKLRLPSHKQPSLLQWKSFLGRLKNPTSEVNIGLIGKYVELQDAYKSIQESFVHAGVSNECQVNVISIHSENINSLNVADKLKDLDGVLVAPGFGSRGIEGKVLAIQYVREQNIPFLGICLGMQCAVIEFARNVLELKGADSTEMNPNTEHPVISLMEEQKNLTHLGGTMRLGAYKCDLRKKSNAHKAYKTLKVSERHRHRYEFNNIYQSDFEVAGMELVGVNPDTNLVEVVELKKHPWFVGVQFHPELKSTVSKAHPLFVDFVKAALEYRLAKN, via the coding sequence ATGGCAAAGCATATTTTTGTAACAGGAGGCGTTACGTCTTCACTAGGTAAAGGTATTATTGCATCTTCATTGGGTAAGTTGCTGCAAGCCAGAGGTTTTCGTGTTACTATCCAAAAGTTTGACCCTTACTTGAACGTAGATCCAGGCACACTCAATCCTTATGAACATGGTGAATGTTTTGTGACGGATGACGGAGCGGAAACGGATTTAGATTTGGGGCATTACGAGCGTTTTTTGAACGTGCCAACATCGCAGGCCAACAATGTAACAACAGGCAGAATTTACCAAACTGTTATCGAAAACGAGCGAAAAGGAAAATACCTCGGCAAAACGGTGCAGGTGATTCCCCATGTTACAGATGAAATCAAACGGCGTATCAAACTTCTAGGACTTACGGGGGAATATGACATTATCATCACCGAACTGGGTGGTACAGTGGGAGATATAGAGTCACTACCTTATGTCGAAACCCTACGGCAATTGAAATGGGAAGAAGGGCAATTTAATTGTATAGTGGTGCACCTCACCTTACTACCTTACCTCAATGCTGCAAAAGAACTGAAGACCAAGCCAACACAACATTCTGTGCGTGAACTTTCGAGAAATGGCGTACAACCAGATATTATTGTCTGTCGTACAGAACACCATGTCACACCTGATATACGTCAAAAAATAGCTCGGTTTTGCAATGTAGAAAGCAATGCTGTCATTGAAGCCATTGATGCGGATACGATTTATGATGTACCAATGATTTTGTTGCGGGAAAAATTAGATCGAATTATTTTGGACAAATTGCGGCTGCCTTCTCACAAGCAACCGTCATTGCTGCAATGGAAAAGTTTTTTGGGCAGACTCAAAAACCCAACTAGTGAAGTCAACATAGGTTTGATTGGAAAATATGTTGAATTGCAGGATGCTTACAAGTCTATTCAAGAGTCATTTGTTCATGCTGGTGTGTCGAATGAATGTCAAGTAAATGTAATCAGCATTCACTCCGAAAATATCAATAGCCTCAATGTGGCAGACAAACTCAAGGACTTAGATGGTGTTTTGGTGGCACCAGGATTTGGTTCTAGAGGCATTGAAGGAAAAGTATTGGCTATTCAATATGTTCGGGAACAAAATATTCCATTTTTGGGTATTTGCTTAGGAATGCAGTGTGCGGTGATAGAATTTGCACGCAATGTATTGGAATTGAAAGGTGCAGATTCTACAGAAATGAACCCCAACACTGAACATCCTGTGATTAGTCTTATGGAAGAACAGAAAAATCTAACCCATCTTGGTGGAACAATGCGATTGGGAGCTTATAAGTGTGACTTGAGAAAAAAATCGAATGCACATAAGGCATATAAAACTTTGAAAGTATCGGAAAGACACCGTCATCGTTATGAATTCAATAATATATATCAATCAGATTTTGAGGTAGCAGGCATGGAATTGGTGGGTGTAAACCCTGATACCAACTTGGTAGAAGTCGTGGAACTAAAAAAACATCCATGGTTTGTTGGAGTTCAGTTTCATCCCGAACTAAAAAGCACCGTATCCAAAGCACACCCTTTGTTTGTGGATTTTGTAAAAGCAGCTCTTGAATATAGATTGGCAAAAAATTGA
- the yidC gene encoding membrane protein insertase YidC: MQQNQDRSTFVGLILIAILFIIYSTFLERSKPAVSEYLPNDSTSVENSIADVDSTAITNELATNDSSTDSIAKPPMPKGPFLQSSVEEEFHVIENEEFKLTFSNKGGRIYRAELKKYSTFDSLPLVLIDGVNNEFSYSFGLGTQSISTQKFIFDIAAANDTSIVYRLYSDSTKTQYIEQNYSLSNTEYMVDYDYKMVGFDSQLANGKSLVLMWRNEMFQQEKDFKTEQNNTTIYYKENQEDPDYCTCTEDVKKDLSAKVDWISFKQQFFNTSLIADNSFYRADLDIHTPRDAELVEDKTVVEVAQVELGFEYTKKAEFSFPMKFYIGPNEYSRLNKLDNDLEALVPLGWGIFRWVNKLIIIPMFNFLHNFIGNYGIIILVLTVVIKLVLFPLTYRSYKSFAKMNVLKPEIEAIKEKHKDPQKIQQETMKLYGKTGVNPLGGCLPQMLQFPILIAMYRFFPSSIELRQEPFLWADDLSSYDSILNLPFNIPFYGDHVSLFCLLSAISSLLYMRLNSQMTPSAGGAGAAQMKMMQYMMPFMLLFFFNSFSAGLTYYFFLSNIISFGQQYAIKNYFIDEEAIHKQLQSNKKKPPKKSKFQERLQKMMEEQEAQKRGLKGGNKDADPNAETKRISGTNRTKPKKRKK, encoded by the coding sequence ATGCAACAAAATCAAGATAGAAGTACTTTTGTAGGTTTGATATTGATAGCTATTCTCTTTATTATATACAGCACTTTTTTGGAGCGTTCCAAACCCGCTGTAAGTGAATATCTTCCAAACGACTCTACCTCAGTTGAAAATAGTATTGCAGATGTTGACAGTACTGCAATCACAAATGAATTAGCAACCAATGATTCAAGCACGGATTCTATTGCAAAACCTCCAATGCCCAAAGGCCCTTTTTTGCAGTCAAGTGTAGAGGAAGAGTTTCATGTAATTGAAAATGAGGAGTTCAAGCTGACCTTTTCTAATAAGGGTGGACGAATTTACAGAGCAGAATTGAAAAAATATTCTACTTTTGATTCGCTACCATTGGTATTGATAGATGGTGTGAACAATGAATTTTCCTATAGTTTTGGATTGGGAACACAGAGCATCAGCACACAAAAATTCATTTTTGATATTGCGGCTGCCAATGATACCTCAATTGTGTATCGGCTTTATTCGGATTCTACTAAGACACAATACATTGAACAAAATTATAGTTTGAGTAATACCGAATACATGGTAGATTACGACTACAAAATGGTCGGCTTCGACAGTCAACTGGCGAATGGTAAATCTTTGGTATTGATGTGGCGAAATGAAATGTTTCAACAAGAAAAAGATTTCAAAACGGAGCAGAACAATACTACTATTTACTACAAAGAAAACCAAGAAGATCCAGACTACTGTACCTGTACAGAAGATGTGAAAAAAGACCTTTCGGCAAAGGTGGATTGGATTAGCTTCAAACAACAATTCTTCAATACTTCCCTTATTGCAGACAATAGCTTTTATAGAGCAGACTTGGATATTCACACTCCTCGTGATGCAGAATTAGTTGAAGATAAGACGGTAGTAGAAGTGGCACAAGTTGAATTGGGATTTGAATATACTAAAAAAGCGGAATTCAGTTTCCCAATGAAGTTCTACATTGGTCCCAACGAATACAGCCGACTGAACAAATTGGACAATGATCTTGAAGCCTTAGTACCTTTAGGATGGGGAATTTTTAGATGGGTAAATAAGTTGATTATTATCCCAATGTTCAATTTTTTGCACAATTTCATCGGCAATTATGGAATCATTATTTTGGTGCTAACTGTGGTTATCAAATTGGTCTTGTTCCCACTTACCTATCGTTCCTACAAATCATTCGCCAAAATGAATGTTTTGAAGCCAGAAATAGAGGCTATCAAAGAAAAACACAAAGACCCTCAAAAAATTCAGCAAGAAACAATGAAATTGTATGGCAAAACTGGAGTAAATCCACTTGGTGGTTGTTTGCCACAAATGCTGCAATTTCCGATATTGATAGCCATGTATCGTTTTTTCCCATCCTCTATCGAACTTAGACAAGAACCATTCCTATGGGCAGACGACCTCTCATCTTACGATTCTATTCTGAATCTTCCATTTAATATACCTTTTTATGGGGATCATGTAAGTTTGTTTTGTTTGCTTTCTGCCATTAGTAGTTTACTTTATATGCGATTGAACAGCCAAATGACTCCTTCGGCAGGTGGTGCTGGTGCTGCTCAAATGAAAATGATGCAATACATGATGCCATTCATGTTGTTGTTTTTCTTCAATAGTTTCTCAGCAGGGTTGACCTATTATTTCTTCTTGTCAAATATCATCAGTTTTGGTCAACAATATGCCATTAAAAACTATTTTATTGACGAAGAAGCCATTCACAAACAACTGCAATCCAATAAGAAGAAACCACCAAAGAAGTCAAAATTTCAGGAAAGACTTCAAAAAATGATGGAAGAACAAGAAGCACAAAAAAGAGGCTTGAAAGGAGGAAACAAAGATGCAGACCCAAATGCAGAAACTAAAAGAATCAGTGGCACAAATCGAACGAAGCCCAAAAAACGCAAAAAATAA
- a CDS encoding DUF5011 domain-containing protein, which produces MFRALLLTLLVGSCLSVNAQTQAPSTTTKADIYSVLTTPFPAKYKVTTGNELNSTTTRPASGDYVPQKSGVGTIIGTTTYDLQTNYGMCRRIVVSGDNVYAAWTGSETGDVAAPDRGTFLNMSNDGGDTWMSLEAANIRRESQRVGWPNLGVVESGANQGRLFSITHSGADGLNFAYLDAGSTEWQDAIIPGDADAVWPRAAVDGENIHVITSRNGTFGCGADGGLAYFRSQDGGDTWEGPICVADATSGLGLGEIDDDASLRADSYFIDAKDGVVAFAYGNFGEDLVVFKSTNGGDTWAAIIAQSVDVDPEGDGSTILESAVTSGGGISLLIDGGEVNLWYERIFNADANSSYIVNSTCIMHWKESFGTNGSKVIGPTVLQDYDGDMIATVDTQNEEFQIYGNTLLGQTSAGIDANGTYYVAYSSVRDGAFENAAREYRDIYVISSNDGGATWMGPFRISDSATTEDVYPSIQRDVKDVLHLVWQSDALTGTAVQEDQAEFTTNEITYLKIPVGDVMGMAPRNNTTPIIFPYLGGFLPNPLEGCEGVIERFDTHVLDFPDGDLTDDIVISNTFDINVAGSEGYWILTVTDSDGNTIEDIPLDANGDPILQQVLADSGPPTIFLEPLLEINGGLYSLGFFEEIDVVAGSEYVDSGAISQDDGDFFGCPSSVTVDNPVDTANPTPVDQPFQVVYTATDHLGKSASLTRLVNVIGIDAEAPFIQLLTARADSIQEDGAVYEIEVEVGGVWQEPGFIALDNVDLVMTDDVVIGGDTVDLENVGTYIVTYTATDNAGNSASVTRQVVVRDGTAPTVGLIGPVPVVVPCNGNYFEFGANAFDAVDGTLQVEVGGDCVCTTTAGSYIVTYTATDASGNTTTESRLVIVQGNCAEDCSTNPASPCFVDAINDNYELYQAITMRPNPTNGLLTIDIEGVNVSGANVEVFNLVGELIHTETMQSSTLSIDLASQAAGMYVVKVNTAEGAIAKKIVLEK; this is translated from the coding sequence ATGTTTAGAGCTTTACTTTTAACCTTACTAGTAGGCAGTTGCTTGTCTGTAAATGCACAGACTCAAGCACCTTCAACTACTACTAAGGCAGACATTTATTCTGTGCTTACAACTCCATTTCCTGCAAAATACAAAGTGACAACTGGAAATGAGTTGAATTCTACTACTACAAGACCTGCTTCTGGTGACTATGTTCCTCAGAAAAGCGGTGTAGGAACAATTATCGGTACGACTACTTACGATCTTCAAACAAACTATGGTATGTGTAGAAGGATTGTAGTGTCTGGTGATAATGTATATGCAGCTTGGACAGGAAGCGAAACAGGTGATGTTGCTGCTCCTGATCGTGGTACTTTTCTAAATATGTCCAATGACGGTGGTGACACATGGATGTCTTTGGAAGCAGCAAACATTAGACGTGAGAGTCAACGTGTTGGTTGGCCTAACTTGGGTGTAGTAGAATCAGGTGCCAATCAGGGACGTCTGTTTTCTATTACTCATAGTGGTGCTGATGGATTAAACTTTGCTTATTTAGATGCAGGTAGTACAGAGTGGCAAGATGCTATCATTCCAGGAGATGCGGATGCTGTATGGCCTCGTGCTGCTGTTGATGGTGAGAACATTCACGTAATCACTTCACGTAATGGTACATTTGGGTGCGGTGCTGATGGAGGATTGGCTTATTTCCGTTCACAAGATGGTGGAGATACATGGGAAGGTCCTATTTGTGTTGCAGATGCTACTTCTGGATTAGGATTGGGTGAAATCGACGATGATGCTTCTTTGAGAGCAGATAGTTATTTCATTGATGCAAAAGACGGAGTAGTTGCATTCGCTTATGGTAACTTTGGTGAAGACCTAGTTGTTTTCAAATCAACTAATGGTGGTGATACTTGGGCTGCTATTATTGCTCAATCAGTAGATGTTGATCCTGAAGGTGATGGAAGTACAATCTTAGAATCTGCTGTAACATCTGGTGGTGGTATCAGCTTGTTGATTGATGGTGGTGAAGTAAACCTTTGGTATGAGCGTATTTTTAATGCAGATGCGAATAGTAGCTATATTGTAAACAGTACTTGTATCATGCACTGGAAAGAAAGCTTTGGTACAAATGGTTCTAAAGTGATTGGTCCTACAGTATTGCAGGATTACGATGGCGATATGATTGCGACCGTTGATACTCAAAATGAAGAATTCCAAATTTATGGCAATACATTGCTTGGACAAACAAGTGCAGGTATAGATGCAAATGGAACTTACTATGTAGCTTATTCTTCTGTTAGAGATGGTGCTTTTGAAAATGCTGCAAGAGAATACAGAGATATTTACGTTATTTCTTCTAATGATGGTGGTGCAACTTGGATGGGACCTTTTCGTATTTCGGATAGCGCAACAACTGAAGATGTATATCCATCTATTCAAAGAGATGTAAAAGATGTTTTGCACCTCGTTTGGCAGTCTGACGCTTTAACTGGTACTGCTGTTCAGGAAGATCAAGCAGAATTTACTACCAATGAAATCACTTATTTAAAGATTCCTGTTGGTGATGTAATGGGCATGGCTCCACGCAACAACACTACTCCAATCATTTTCCCTTATTTAGGTGGATTCTTACCAAATCCATTGGAAGGCTGTGAAGGCGTGATTGAGCGATTTGATACACACGTATTGGATTTTCCTGATGGTGACTTGACAGATGATATTGTGATTAGCAATACTTTTGATATCAATGTAGCAGGTAGCGAAGGTTACTGGATTTTGACAGTAACAGACAGCGATGGCAATACGATTGAAGATATTCCATTGGATGCCAATGGCGACCCAATTCTTCAACAAGTATTGGCAGATAGTGGTCCTCCTACCATTTTCTTAGAACCCTTGTTGGAAATCAATGGAGGTTTGTATTCATTAGGATTTTTTGAAGAAATCGATGTAGTAGCAGGTTCTGAATATGTTGATTCAGGTGCTATTAGTCAAGATGATGGTGATTTCTTTGGCTGTCCTTCTTCGGTTACAGTAGATAACCCTGTTGATACTGCAAACCCAACTCCTGTAGATCAACCTTTCCAAGTAGTTTATACAGCAACTGATCACCTCGGTAAATCGGCTTCTCTTACTCGATTGGTAAATGTAATCGGTATTGATGCTGAAGCTCCATTTATCCAACTTTTGACAGCAAGAGCAGACTCTATACAAGAAGATGGTGCAGTTTATGAGATTGAAGTAGAAGTAGGTGGTGTTTGGCAAGAACCTGGTTTTATTGCATTGGACAACGTTGACTTAGTGATGACAGATGATGTAGTAATTGGAGGAGATACAGTAGATTTAGAAAATGTGGGTACTTACATTGTTACTTACACTGCTACTGACAATGCTGGTAATTCTGCAAGTGTTACTCGTCAAGTAGTTGTACGTGACGGTACTGCACCAACAGTTGGTTTGATTGGACCTGTTCCCGTAGTCGTTCCTTGTAATGGCAACTACTTTGAGTTTGGTGCAAATGCCTTCGACGCAGTAGATGGTACTTTGCAAGTAGAAGTAGGCGGAGATTGTGTATGTACTACAACTGCAGGTAGCTATATCGTAACTTATACAGCTACAGATGCAAGTGGCAATACTACAACTGAGTCTCGCTTGGTTATCGTTCAAGGTAACTGTGCTGAAGATTGTTCTACTAATCCTGCAAGCCCATGTTTTGTAGATGCTATCAATGACAACTATGAGCTTTACCAAGCCATTACCATGCGTCCAAATCCAACAAATGGTCTTTTAACCATTGACATTGAAGGAGTGAATGTATCTGGTGCAAATGTGGAAGTGTTCAACCTTGTAGGTGAATTGATTCACACAGAAACCATGCAGTCTTCTACTTTGAGCATTGATTTAGCAAGCCAAGCTGCTGGCATGTATGTAGTGAAAGTAAATACTGCTGAAGGTGCCATTGCTAAAAAGATAGTGCTTGAAAAATAA